From Mycolicibacterium nivoides, a single genomic window includes:
- a CDS encoding Fpg/Nei family DNA glycosylase, translating into MPEGHTLHRLARLHQKRFGRAPVVVSSPQGRFADGAAAVNGQVFKQADAWGKHLFHHYDGGRVVHIHLGLYGKFTEAPVPLGLPVGQVRMRIVGAEYGTDLRGPTVCEVIAEPEIADVVARLGPDPLRKDADPASAWARISKSRRSIGALLMDQSVIAGVGNVYRSELLFRHHINPYRSGTHMAQAEFSDMWTDLVELMKVGVRRGKIVVVRPEHDHGAPSYGPGRPRTYVYRRAGEACRVCGAPVRTAELEGRNLFWCPDCQV; encoded by the coding sequence ATGCCCGAAGGGCACACCCTGCACCGGCTGGCCCGGCTGCACCAGAAGCGGTTCGGCCGGGCACCGGTGGTGGTGTCCAGCCCGCAGGGCCGCTTCGCCGACGGTGCGGCCGCGGTCAACGGCCAGGTGTTCAAGCAGGCCGACGCCTGGGGCAAGCACCTGTTCCACCACTACGACGGTGGCCGGGTCGTGCACATCCACCTCGGCCTGTACGGCAAGTTCACCGAGGCTCCCGTTCCGCTGGGGCTGCCGGTCGGCCAGGTGCGGATGCGGATCGTGGGTGCCGAGTACGGCACCGACCTGCGTGGCCCCACCGTCTGCGAGGTGATCGCCGAGCCCGAGATCGCCGATGTGGTGGCGCGCCTCGGTCCCGACCCGCTGCGCAAGGACGCCGATCCCGCGTCGGCCTGGGCGCGAATCAGTAAGTCGCGCAGGTCAATCGGTGCGTTGTTGATGGACCAGTCGGTGATCGCCGGAGTCGGCAACGTGTACCGCAGCGAACTGCTGTTCCGTCATCACATCAATCCGTACCGGTCGGGCACGCACATGGCTCAGGCCGAATTCAGCGACATGTGGACCGATCTCGTCGAACTGATGAAGGTCGGGGTGCGCCGGGGCAAGATCGTCGTCGTCCGCCCCGAGCACGACCACGGTGCCCCGTCCTACGGTCCGGGCCGGCCCCGCACCTACGTGTATCGCCGGGCGGGGGAGGCCTGCCGGGTGTGCGGCGCCCCGGTGCGCACCGCAGAACTGGAGGGCCGCAACCTGTTCTGGTGCCCCGACTGCCAGGTGTGA
- a CDS encoding ribose-5-phosphate isomerase: MRVYIGADHAGFEFKQTIIEHLKKTGHEPIDCGAYTYDADDDYPAFCIDAAVRTVADPGSLGIVLGGSGNGEQIAANKVPGARCALAWSVETAKLAREHNNAQLMGLGGRMHSEEEALAIVDAFLSTPWSEAERHQRRIDILAAYEKDHVAPPVPGAPA; the protein is encoded by the coding sequence ATGCGCGTTTACATCGGTGCCGACCACGCCGGATTCGAGTTCAAGCAGACCATCATCGAGCACCTCAAGAAGACCGGCCACGAGCCGATCGACTGCGGTGCCTACACCTACGACGCCGATGACGACTACCCGGCGTTCTGTATCGACGCGGCGGTCAGGACAGTCGCCGACCCGGGCAGCCTGGGCATCGTGCTGGGCGGGTCGGGCAACGGTGAGCAGATCGCCGCGAACAAGGTGCCCGGTGCCCGCTGTGCCCTGGCCTGGAGCGTCGAGACCGCCAAACTGGCCCGCGAGCACAACAACGCGCAACTGATGGGTCTGGGTGGACGCATGCACAGCGAGGAGGAGGCGCTGGCCATCGTCGACGCGTTCCTGTCGACGCCGTGGTCGGAGGCCGAGCGTCACCAGCGCCGCATCGACATTCTCGCCGCCTACGAGAAGGATCACGTGGCCCCGCCGGTTCCCGGCGCGCCTGCCTGA
- a CDS encoding TetR/AcrR family transcriptional regulator, protein MAERADARRNRERLLAAAAAAFTASDGPVSLEAIARDAGVGIGTLYRHFPSREALIEAVYRAELAEVSASAAELSGRYPPPVALRRWMDRYATFVAAKKGMAESLRTIFESGAVDHRDTKASVTGAVQTLLDAGVTDGSLGVDVRADDVVSSMLGIFLASGSPEQAQRMLDLLLAGIRAGTEKG, encoded by the coding sequence ATGGCTGAGCGGGCTGATGCGCGGCGCAACAGGGAGCGCCTGCTCGCGGCTGCTGCGGCAGCGTTCACCGCGTCAGACGGACCGGTCTCGCTAGAGGCGATCGCCCGCGACGCCGGTGTCGGCATCGGGACGCTCTACCGTCACTTTCCCAGCCGCGAGGCCCTCATCGAGGCCGTCTACCGGGCCGAGCTGGCCGAAGTCTCCGCATCCGCCGCCGAGCTGTCCGGCCGGTACCCGCCGCCGGTGGCGCTGCGTCGGTGGATGGACCGCTACGCGACGTTCGTCGCCGCCAAGAAGGGCATGGCCGAATCGCTGCGCACCATCTTCGAATCCGGCGCGGTCGATCACCGCGATACCAAGGCGAGCGTCACCGGTGCGGTCCAGACCTTGCTCGATGCCGGCGTCACCGATGGCAGCCTGGGCGTCGATGTGCGGGCCGACGACGTGGTTTCGAGCATGCTCGGGATCTTCCTCGCCAGCGGCTCACCCGAGCAGGCGCAGCGCATGCTCGACCTGCTCCTGGCAGGTATCCGCGCTGGTACTGAAAAGGGTTGA
- a CDS encoding aldo/keto reductase, with product MTTSHPGGTGTLGAHTVARIGYGAMQRRGSAEDAIALLRRAAELGVNHIDTASFYAEGEVNRTIRAALSPYPEDLVLVSKVGAAHVPGAAIPLTAAQKPHELRAAVEKDLSQLGVEQVAVVNLRRMDLGPGVVAEGDQVVPLDDQLAEMIALRNEGKIGAIGISNVDLPMLEQAVPAGIVCVQNAYNLLDRRREDMLGYCAEHGIAWVPYFPLGSAFPGFPKVADNDVVRRLATETGSTPAQVGLAWLLAHSPNILPIPGTGSIAHLEENLAAGNLTLSDAQMADLDAVPGAGLSDGDGVEAFLDEGR from the coding sequence ATGACCACATCGCACCCCGGCGGCACTGGCACCCTCGGCGCACACACGGTCGCGCGGATCGGCTACGGCGCCATGCAACGCCGTGGCTCCGCAGAGGACGCGATCGCGCTGCTGCGCCGCGCCGCCGAACTCGGGGTCAACCACATCGACACGGCCTCGTTCTACGCCGAGGGTGAGGTCAACCGGACCATCCGGGCCGCGCTATCGCCTTATCCCGAGGACCTGGTGCTGGTCAGCAAGGTCGGCGCCGCGCACGTACCCGGTGCGGCGATTCCGCTGACCGCGGCGCAGAAGCCGCACGAACTGCGGGCCGCGGTCGAGAAGGACCTGAGCCAACTCGGGGTCGAGCAGGTCGCAGTGGTGAACCTGCGCCGGATGGACCTGGGTCCCGGCGTGGTCGCCGAGGGGGATCAGGTGGTGCCGCTGGACGATCAGTTGGCCGAGATGATTGCGCTGCGCAACGAGGGCAAGATCGGTGCGATCGGGATCAGCAACGTCGACCTGCCGATGCTTGAGCAGGCCGTACCCGCCGGCATCGTCTGCGTGCAGAACGCCTACAACCTGTTGGACCGCCGACGCGAGGACATGCTGGGGTACTGTGCCGAACACGGCATCGCCTGGGTGCCGTACTTCCCGCTGGGCTCGGCATTTCCCGGCTTCCCCAAGGTCGCCGACAACGATGTGGTGCGCCGCCTGGCCACCGAAACCGGTTCCACCCCAGCACAAGTCGGTCTGGCGTGGTTACTGGCGCACTCCCCGAACATTTTGCCGATTCCCGGCACCGGATCGATCGCCCACCTCGAGGAGAACCTGGCGGCCGGCAACCTCACGCTCAGCGACGCGCAGATGGCCGACCTCGACGCGGTACCCGGCGCAGGGCTATCCGATGGTGATGGCGTCGAGGCGTTCCTTGATGAAGGCCGATGA
- a CDS encoding isopenicillin N synthase family dioxygenase yields MSAIATIDMSRWYAGGAEADAVAAEVDAGLQRAGFIVVTGHGVDTDLAAKVRAASREFFALPDQVKQGYSVPVGGHGWIGPGAEANGYAEGTETPPDLKESYSLGAETATGDPEVDRIWFAPNVWPAEVPALQVLVDEYTAAMRTVSDDLLALFAHALGLPVNPFVALADRPTWTMNINHYPPVSVVGEPEPGQFRIGPHTDFGTVTILDREPGAGGLQVFSEQEGWEDAPWEPGSLTVNIGDLLEYWSGRRWPSGRHRVLPPQSHAPEEDLVSLIYFYEANHDALVTPLEPPVGKVGGLEPVTSSAFIKERLDAITIG; encoded by the coding sequence ATGAGCGCGATAGCAACGATTGACATGTCCCGGTGGTACGCCGGCGGGGCCGAGGCCGACGCGGTTGCCGCCGAGGTCGACGCGGGTCTGCAGCGCGCGGGCTTCATCGTCGTCACCGGCCACGGTGTGGACACCGACCTGGCGGCCAAGGTGCGCGCGGCCAGCCGGGAGTTCTTCGCACTCCCGGACCAGGTCAAGCAGGGCTATTCGGTGCCCGTGGGCGGGCACGGCTGGATCGGGCCGGGAGCCGAAGCCAACGGTTACGCCGAGGGCACCGAGACCCCGCCCGATCTGAAGGAGAGCTACAGCCTGGGCGCCGAGACCGCGACCGGCGACCCGGAGGTCGACCGGATCTGGTTCGCACCCAACGTGTGGCCGGCCGAGGTGCCCGCGTTGCAGGTATTGGTCGACGAGTACACCGCCGCGATGCGGACGGTCTCCGACGACCTGCTGGCGCTGTTCGCCCACGCCCTCGGATTGCCGGTCAATCCCTTTGTCGCCCTGGCGGATCGGCCGACCTGGACCATGAACATCAACCACTACCCGCCGGTTAGCGTGGTGGGGGAGCCGGAGCCGGGCCAGTTCCGCATCGGTCCGCACACCGACTTCGGCACGGTGACGATCCTGGACCGCGAACCGGGTGCGGGCGGACTGCAGGTCTTCTCCGAGCAGGAGGGCTGGGAGGACGCGCCGTGGGAGCCGGGATCGCTCACGGTCAACATCGGTGACCTGCTGGAGTACTGGAGTGGCCGCCGCTGGCCCTCCGGCCGGCACCGCGTGCTGCCGCCGCAGTCGCACGCCCCCGAGGAGGACCTGGTCTCGCTGATCTACTTCTACGAGGCCAACCACGACGCACTCGTCACCCCGCTGGAACCGCCCGTCGGCAAGGTCGGTGGTTTGGAGCCCGTGACGTCATCGGCCTTCATCAAGGAACGCCTCGACGCCATCACCATCGGATAG
- a CDS encoding nucleoside deaminase: MSPEQMLDVAVEEARKGLAEGGIPIGAALFSADGTLLGAGHNRRVQNDDPSIHAETDAFRAAGRQRGYRSTIMVTTLSPCWYCSGLVRQFNIGAVVIGESRTFTGGHDWLAEHGVAVTLLDDERCVAMMEDFIAERPDLWAEDIGE; the protein is encoded by the coding sequence ATGAGCCCGGAACAGATGCTCGACGTCGCCGTCGAGGAGGCGCGAAAAGGGTTGGCCGAAGGCGGTATTCCCATCGGCGCCGCCTTGTTCAGCGCGGACGGGACCTTGCTGGGGGCCGGCCACAACCGGCGCGTTCAGAACGATGACCCGTCCATCCATGCCGAGACCGACGCCTTCCGGGCCGCCGGGCGTCAGCGCGGTTACCGCTCCACGATCATGGTGACGACGCTCTCGCCGTGCTGGTACTGCAGCGGCCTGGTCCGCCAGTTCAACATCGGCGCGGTGGTGATCGGCGAGAGCCGGACCTTCACAGGTGGCCACGACTGGCTGGCCGAGCACGGGGTAGCGGTTACCCTGCTCGACGATGAACGCTGCGTGGCGATGATGGAGGACTTCATCGCCGAGCGTCCGGATCTGTGGGCGGAGGACATCGGCGAATGA
- a CDS encoding purine-cytosine permease family protein produces the protein MTAAEPSTDGSYRDRIAAVEPGGNEHIAEADRHGKPSQLFWTWTSPNLEFATIFLGVLAVSVYGMTFWQAVAGLGIGTGLGALAHYFLSKRGPLHGVPQMVLGRLAFGFKGNAVPSLLMTVTAGIGWFATNSVSGAFALSTLFGIAPVLALVLVVVVQTALAVFGHNLVQAFERWAFPVLAVIFAITSVVILTKADFGAPAVTGGVGGMGGFLLTVGTAFGYVAGWAPYAADYTRYLPRSEARPRTGFFAAAGLFVSCMLLQTVGAASVTIGPAVSDNPTTAFTSELAPWLASLTLLAIAIGAVAANAINIYSGAMAFVTIGIKLPHHIARALATAFFGVVGFLIAAWALADAAASYEAFLLIIAYWIGPWLGVVFADEYLRGDAPVADFLYDRSYTNWPGLVSFLVGLVVSVTLFCNQAKFVGYIAREVPQLGDITFFVGFLIAGACYLVLCRSKLTAERAVPA, from the coding sequence ATGACAGCGGCTGAGCCCAGTACCGACGGTTCCTACCGCGACCGGATCGCAGCTGTCGAGCCGGGCGGTAACGAGCACATCGCCGAGGCCGATCGGCACGGCAAGCCCAGCCAGTTGTTCTGGACCTGGACCTCGCCGAACCTCGAGTTCGCCACGATCTTCCTGGGCGTGCTGGCGGTCTCCGTCTACGGCATGACGTTCTGGCAGGCAGTGGCCGGCCTGGGGATCGGTACCGGTCTGGGCGCGCTTGCGCACTACTTCCTGTCCAAGCGTGGCCCCCTGCACGGCGTGCCGCAGATGGTGCTGGGCCGGCTGGCGTTCGGCTTCAAGGGCAACGCCGTGCCCTCGCTGCTGATGACGGTGACCGCGGGCATCGGGTGGTTCGCCACCAACAGCGTCAGCGGTGCGTTCGCGCTCTCCACGCTGTTCGGCATCGCTCCGGTGCTGGCGCTGGTGCTCGTCGTCGTGGTGCAGACCGCGCTGGCGGTGTTCGGGCACAACCTGGTTCAGGCTTTCGAGCGGTGGGCCTTCCCGGTGCTCGCGGTCATCTTCGCGATCACCTCCGTGGTGATCCTGACCAAGGCCGATTTCGGTGCGCCCGCGGTGACCGGCGGTGTCGGCGGTATGGGGGGCTTCCTGCTGACCGTGGGCACCGCGTTCGGCTATGTCGCGGGGTGGGCGCCGTACGCCGCCGACTACACGCGGTACCTGCCGCGGTCCGAGGCCCGACCCCGCACCGGGTTCTTCGCCGCCGCAGGACTGTTCGTGTCCTGCATGCTGCTTCAGACGGTGGGTGCGGCCTCGGTGACCATCGGCCCTGCGGTCTCGGACAATCCGACCACTGCCTTCACCTCGGAATTGGCCCCGTGGCTGGCGAGTCTGACCCTGTTGGCCATCGCGATCGGGGCGGTGGCCGCCAACGCGATCAACATCTATTCGGGCGCAATGGCTTTCGTAACCATCGGGATCAAGCTTCCGCATCACATCGCCCGGGCGCTGGCGACCGCGTTCTTCGGGGTGGTCGGGTTCCTGATCGCCGCGTGGGCACTGGCCGACGCCGCGGCCAGTTACGAGGCGTTCCTGCTGATCATCGCGTACTGGATCGGACCGTGGCTCGGAGTGGTGTTCGCCGACGAGTACCTGCGTGGCGACGCGCCCGTCGCGGACTTCCTCTACGACCGGTCCTACACGAACTGGCCCGGCCTGGTGTCGTTCCTGGTCGGTCTGGTCGTGTCGGTGACGTTGTTCTGCAACCAGGCGAAGTTCGTCGGCTACATCGCTCGCGAGGTACCGCAGTTGGGCGACATCACGTTCTTCGTCGGGTTCCTGATCGCCGGTGCCTGCTATCTCGTGTTGTGCCGGTCCAAGCTCACCGCGGAACGGGCGGTGCCGGCATGA
- a CDS encoding GntR family transcriptional regulator yields the protein MTEALEPLAVVAPLPASRRHQIADWLREQIVKGGLAPGAQLKQDVLAAHLSTSPGPVREALRQLESEGLVHHIPNRGAFVATVSADELLGVLLPVRLSIEQFAVEKASLDPAVLAELQRLVALMDDAAAADDLDLLNELDVLFHESIVKSAHSEHAMQLWASVQPRIRMQIHRLARRHDSPFAIPEEHRALLHAITTGGPDVRRSALHDHIVASARELLAVAEPD from the coding sequence TTGACGGAGGCGCTGGAACCACTGGCCGTAGTCGCCCCGTTGCCCGCGTCGCGACGGCATCAGATCGCAGACTGGCTGCGCGAGCAGATCGTGAAAGGCGGCCTGGCACCCGGTGCGCAGCTCAAGCAGGATGTGCTGGCCGCACACCTGAGCACCAGCCCCGGTCCCGTGCGCGAAGCCCTGCGGCAGCTGGAAAGTGAAGGCTTGGTGCATCACATCCCCAACCGCGGGGCATTCGTGGCGACGGTGAGCGCCGACGAGCTGCTGGGGGTGTTGCTTCCGGTGCGGTTGTCCATCGAGCAGTTCGCCGTGGAGAAGGCAAGCCTCGATCCAGCCGTGCTGGCCGAGCTGCAGCGGCTGGTGGCGCTCATGGACGATGCCGCGGCGGCCGACGACCTGGATCTGCTCAACGAACTCGATGTGCTGTTTCACGAGTCGATCGTCAAGAGCGCTCACTCTGAACACGCGATGCAACTGTGGGCCAGTGTGCAACCGCGCATCCGGATGCAGATCCACCGGCTCGCCAGGCGCCACGACAGCCCGTTCGCGATCCCCGAAGAGCACCGCGCTCTACTGCACGCGATCACGACCGGCGGGCCGGACGTGCGCCGCTCAGCGCTCCACGACCACATCGTCGCCAGCGCCCGCGAGTTGCTTGCCGTCGCCGAGCCCGACTGA
- a CDS encoding transporter substrate-binding domain-containing protein, protein MRRALRAVFVALAATTALVLAGCTSSGQTGTAQSSVLTKVLTSKKITIGVFADAPPYGVMNGSGNYEGFDIDKARALADSLGASVEFVSATNASRIPMLETGKADVIIAALTNLDERAQVVALTRPYASEGQLVVVPADSPIRRYDDLAGRTVASTRGSVPATILEAEFPQAKPSLFEAVADSIQALRSGKVDALMESTAVVAGVRASQGDAVRVLDAPPLAPSFVSFGIKMGDQLWLNYLNNFILNYNISRAADESYNKWLGMDVPALIK, encoded by the coding sequence ATGCGTAGAGCCCTCCGCGCCGTGTTCGTCGCCCTTGCCGCCACCACCGCGCTGGTGCTGGCCGGCTGTACGTCGTCGGGTCAGACCGGCACCGCCCAGAGCAGCGTCCTGACCAAGGTGCTGACCTCCAAGAAGATCACCATCGGAGTCTTCGCAGATGCACCTCCTTATGGCGTGATGAACGGCTCCGGCAACTACGAAGGCTTCGACATCGACAAGGCCAGAGCACTCGCCGACTCACTCGGCGCCAGCGTGGAATTCGTCAGTGCCACCAACGCGAGCCGAATTCCCATGCTGGAGACCGGAAAAGCCGACGTCATCATCGCCGCTCTGACCAACCTCGACGAGCGGGCCCAGGTGGTCGCGCTCACCCGGCCGTATGCGTCCGAGGGACAGCTGGTCGTAGTGCCCGCGGACAGTCCGATTCGGCGCTATGACGACCTTGCCGGCCGCACCGTGGCCTCGACCCGCGGCAGTGTGCCCGCCACCATCTTGGAAGCCGAGTTCCCACAGGCCAAGCCCAGCCTGTTCGAAGCCGTCGCCGACTCCATCCAAGCCCTGCGCAGCGGAAAGGTGGATGCACTGATGGAGAGCACGGCGGTGGTCGCCGGCGTCCGCGCGAGCCAGGGTGATGCGGTACGGGTGCTCGATGCGCCCCCACTGGCGCCCTCGTTCGTGTCCTTCGGCATCAAGATGGGCGACCAGCTCTGGCTCAACTACCTGAACAACTTCATCTTGAACTACAACATCAGCAGGGCCGCCGATGAGTCCTACAACAAGTGGCTCGGCATGGACGTCCCCGCACTCATCAAGTAA
- a CDS encoding amino acid ABC transporter permease, which produces MQLYYGDLIPYLVPLLKGLAVSIGVSLVAAVVGGAFGILLYSGRTSKVSIWRVASSTYIEVIRNTPLLLQLYLVYFALPQAGVNLDPVAAGILALSINNAAYMAEIFRAGFQSVPAGLREAGAALGLSPRDTFWRVLFPPAMRNVLPAITNQTILLFLASSITSVVSLPDLMHVMMGITSTTFRTIEAFTVGGLLYFAVAFLIASLSRIVETWFIKWKVA; this is translated from the coding sequence ATGCAGCTCTACTACGGGGACCTGATCCCCTATCTCGTTCCACTACTCAAAGGCCTCGCGGTCAGCATCGGGGTGAGCCTGGTCGCGGCAGTAGTCGGCGGCGCATTCGGAATCCTGCTGTACTCCGGGCGCACGTCCAAGGTGAGCATCTGGCGCGTCGCGTCATCGACCTACATCGAGGTCATCCGCAACACGCCATTGCTGTTGCAGCTCTACCTGGTCTACTTCGCACTGCCGCAGGCCGGTGTGAACCTCGACCCGGTTGCCGCGGGCATCCTCGCTCTCAGTATCAACAACGCGGCGTACATGGCCGAGATCTTCCGCGCCGGCTTTCAATCCGTGCCGGCCGGCCTGCGCGAAGCGGGCGCGGCACTCGGGCTCAGTCCGCGCGACACCTTCTGGCGGGTGCTGTTCCCACCGGCGATGCGAAATGTCCTGCCGGCCATTACCAATCAGACCATTCTGCTGTTCCTCGCCTCGTCGATCACGTCGGTCGTATCCCTGCCCGACCTGATGCACGTGATGATGGGAATCACCTCGACCACGTTCCGCACCATCGAGGCGTTCACCGTCGGCGGCCTGCTCTACTTCGCGGTCGCGTTCCTCATCGCGAGCCTTTCGCGAATCGTCGAAACCTGGTTCATCAAGTGGAAGGTGGCGTGA
- a CDS encoding amino acid ABC transporter permease: MFEGLGTQHLSLIWHGALVTLQICTLSVLFGGVFGIVIGLMSTGTIRALRWVAALYVALIRGIPVLLIIFFVYFGIPLMAPGSSLSEYWAAVIALSVFASAYIGELVRGSIQSVPRGQFEAADALGLSYAQRMRWVILPQAARVIVPPGVGFLVVLIKDSSLVAVIGLIELTRAGNVVSSLTADPITTYLIVGACYFVICYALSSLGRRYEQRLGIHVKAPDVGDTLTLTTGANK; encoded by the coding sequence ATGTTCGAAGGACTCGGCACCCAACATCTCTCGTTGATCTGGCACGGGGCCCTCGTGACTCTCCAGATATGCACGCTGTCAGTGCTTTTCGGCGGCGTGTTCGGAATCGTCATCGGCCTGATGTCCACCGGAACAATCCGCGCCCTGCGGTGGGTGGCCGCTCTCTACGTCGCGTTGATCCGCGGCATCCCGGTGTTGCTGATCATCTTCTTCGTCTACTTCGGCATACCGTTGATGGCCCCGGGCAGCAGCCTCTCGGAGTACTGGGCCGCGGTGATCGCGCTGTCGGTGTTCGCGTCGGCCTATATCGGCGAGCTCGTGCGCGGCAGCATCCAGTCCGTCCCCCGCGGACAGTTCGAGGCCGCAGACGCACTCGGGCTGTCCTACGCCCAACGCATGCGCTGGGTCATCCTGCCGCAGGCCGCGCGGGTGATCGTGCCACCCGGTGTCGGTTTCCTGGTGGTGCTGATCAAAGACAGCTCACTGGTCGCAGTCATCGGTCTCATCGAACTGACCCGCGCGGGCAACGTGGTCAGCTCGCTGACAGCCGATCCGATCACCACCTACCTCATCGTCGGGGCCTGCTACTTCGTCATCTGCTACGCGCTTTCGTCGCTGGGCCGCCGATACGAACAACGGCTCGGCATTCACGTCAAGGCGCCCGATGTCGGCGACACCCTCACCCTCACTACAGGAGCGAACAAATGA
- a CDS encoding amino acid ABC transporter ATP-binding protein, which produces MIEVDGLRLSFGDTEVLHGVSCRVAEREVVCIIGASGSGKSTLLRCMNGLERPSHGTIVINQHTLGPQEKTADLAVVRRDVGMVFQHFNLFPHMTVIENIVLAPRRVLGRTRSEAAERARTLLGRVGLADKADVYPDSLSGGQKQRVAIARALAMDPKIMLFDEPTSALDPEIVGEVLAVMKDLAAEGMTMVVVTHEMGFAREVSDRVIYMDKGIIVETASPTSMFTCPQEPRTREFLSKVL; this is translated from the coding sequence ATGATCGAGGTCGACGGACTCCGGCTGAGCTTCGGCGACACCGAGGTACTGCACGGCGTTTCGTGCCGGGTGGCCGAGCGTGAAGTGGTGTGCATCATCGGCGCGTCGGGCTCGGGCAAGAGCACGCTGCTGCGCTGCATGAACGGTTTGGAACGGCCGTCGCACGGCACGATCGTGATCAACCAACACACGCTAGGGCCCCAGGAGAAGACCGCCGACCTTGCCGTGGTGCGCCGCGACGTCGGCATGGTGTTCCAGCATTTCAACCTCTTTCCGCACATGACCGTCATCGAGAACATCGTGCTGGCGCCGCGGCGGGTACTGGGTCGCACCAGGAGCGAGGCCGCGGAACGAGCCCGCACCCTACTGGGGCGAGTTGGTCTGGCAGACAAGGCCGACGTCTATCCCGATTCGCTGTCGGGTGGCCAGAAACAACGCGTGGCCATCGCCCGTGCGCTGGCCATGGATCCAAAGATCATGCTGTTCGACGAGCCCACGTCAGCGCTGGACCCCGAGATCGTCGGCGAGGTGCTGGCGGTGATGAAAGACCTCGCCGCCGAGGGCATGACGATGGTCGTGGTGACCCACGAGATGGGCTTTGCCCGCGAGGTCTCCGACCGGGTGATCTACATGGACAAGGGCATAATCGTCGAAACCGCCAGCCCGACATCGATGTTCACCTGCCCGCAGGAGCCCCGCACGCGGGAGTTCCTGAGCAAGGTGCTCTGA